Below is a window of Candidatus Atribacteria bacterium DNA.
CTTTAAGTACTGCCAAAAAGAGTGGAATTGCCACTATTCTATCAGTCGTTCTTCTTATCGGCATGATAGGTATTATTAATAATGTGATTCTCTCTGCCTTGGAGAGGACATCAGAAATAGGTATGATGAAAGCTTTGGGAATGAGAGAATGGGAGATTGTTTTTGTCTTTATGGTAGAGGCAACCGGAATAGGTATTCTTGGGGGATTAGCCGGATGTTTGATTGGATTTGCCGGCATAAGCTATATGGCAAAATATGGTTTTGATTTGAGCTATATGGGTGGAGATATGTCTGAATTCGGCATTCCCATTCTCGATAAAATTTACGGTGTTTGGAATTATTCAGCTTTTAGTTTCTTGTTTATCCTGGGTATTATCGTTGCTCTTTTATCCAGCATATTTCCTGCATTTTGGGCGGCACATAAAGATCCGGTAAAAGCAATCTATCATCGATAAGGAGGTAAAAAATGAAATTTTTATGGAATTTAGCCAAGAAAAATCTATCAAGATCCAAACTTAGAACATCGGTTTCAATAATAGCAATTGCTATTGCCATTATTGCCGTGGTTTTTGCCCGCGGAT
It encodes the following:
- a CDS encoding FtsX-like permease family protein encodes the protein IDMEIGGLVNTPNPMINNSVVFVPLEIAQQALNVGNGISMIRLKASSQNEEKTKKLLTENFKQKDLSLKAYSWEEFAETVIALSTAKKSGIATILSVVLLIGMIGIINNVILSALERTSEIGMMKALGMREWEIVFVFMVEATGIGILGGLAGCLIGFAGISYMAKYGFDLSYMGGDMSEFGIPILDKIYGVWNYSAFSFLFILGIIVALLSSIFPAFWAAHKDPVKAIYHR